In a genomic window of Paramicrobacterium chengjingii:
- a CDS encoding NAD(P)/FAD-dependent oxidoreductase, with protein sequence MSTQGTVIVGAGLAGAKVAEGLREGGYADPITLIGDEPERPYERPGLSKEVLLGTDDASSLYVHDADWYEKKSVTTRFGMAANALNLSESTVSLENGDIIGYEHVVLATGSSPRMLPLDGSDLDGVHTMRRMPDTPAIKAHFGDGKKLVIIGAGWIGLEVAAAAKLAGTDVTVLEYAPLPLQRVLGDTLAAYMYDLHTDNGVDLRTNVSVTALKGDNGRVTGVDSSAGHFDADAVVIGVGAAPNTELAASAGLAVDNGVIVDEHLRTSHPAVLAVGDIALAQNTVTGAPLRVEHWDNAMRQGQLAAQTILGSGAVYDWQPYFFTDQFDFGMEYVGHGSSDDDVHVRGHLGSGEFIAFWSNDGRVTAAMNVNTWDVNDDLRAVIGHYVAPGRLTDEDVALGDLVS encoded by the coding sequence ATGAGTACTCAAGGAACCGTTATTGTCGGGGCCGGCCTCGCCGGAGCAAAGGTAGCTGAAGGGCTGCGCGAGGGCGGCTACGCCGACCCCATCACGCTCATCGGCGACGAGCCCGAGCGCCCCTACGAGCGGCCTGGGCTCTCGAAGGAGGTTCTGCTGGGCACGGACGACGCATCGAGTCTCTACGTACACGATGCCGATTGGTATGAGAAGAAATCGGTGACCACACGCTTCGGCATGGCTGCCAACGCACTGAACCTCAGCGAATCGACGGTGAGCCTCGAGAACGGCGACATCATCGGGTACGAGCACGTCGTTCTCGCGACAGGTTCGAGCCCACGGATGCTGCCGCTCGATGGTTCTGACCTCGACGGCGTTCACACGATGCGGCGCATGCCAGACACGCCGGCCATCAAGGCGCACTTCGGCGATGGAAAGAAGCTCGTCATCATTGGTGCCGGATGGATCGGGCTCGAAGTGGCGGCAGCGGCGAAGCTCGCGGGAACCGACGTCACGGTGCTCGAATACGCGCCACTCCCCCTGCAGCGTGTGCTGGGCGACACACTCGCGGCCTACATGTACGACCTGCACACTGACAACGGCGTCGACCTGCGCACAAACGTCAGCGTCACAGCGCTCAAGGGCGATAACGGGCGTGTGACAGGGGTCGACAGCTCGGCAGGCCATTTCGACGCGGATGCCGTCGTGATCGGCGTCGGTGCGGCACCGAACACCGAGCTCGCGGCATCCGCTGGTCTTGCCGTCGACAACGGCGTCATCGTCGATGAGCACCTGCGCACATCTCACCCCGCGGTACTCGCAGTCGGTGACATCGCTCTCGCACAGAACACCGTGACGGGCGCCCCGCTGCGGGTCGAGCACTGGGACAACGCGATGCGCCAGGGGCAGCTTGCAGCTCAGACAATTCTCGGTTCAGGCGCGGTATACGACTGGCAGCCATACTTCTTCACAGACCAGTTCGACTTTGGCATGGAGTATGTCGGGCACGGCAGCTCTGACGACGACGTGCACGTTCGCGGCCACCTCGGATCAGGTGAGTTCATCGCCTTCTGGTCGAACGACGGCCGCGTCACCGCGGCGATGAACGTCAACACCTGGGACGTCAACGACGATCTGCGCGCGGTGATCGGGCACTATGTCGCTCCTGGCCGCCTGACGGATGAGGATGTCGCCCTCGGCGATCTTGTGTCGTAA
- the purE gene encoding 5-(carboxyamino)imidazole ribonucleotide mutase translates to MGSDSDWRVMSDASQVLSDFAIDHEVEVVSAHRTPEKMIAYGKDAASRGLKVIIAGAGGAAHLPGMLAAVTTLPVVGVPVPLATLDGLDSLLSIVQMPAGVPVATVSIGGAKNAGLIAAKILGTSDAQLQSKLEEYANDLAAQVEVKNENLKNSL, encoded by the coding sequence ATGGGAAGCGATTCTGACTGGCGCGTCATGAGTGACGCGAGCCAGGTGCTCAGCGACTTCGCCATCGACCACGAGGTTGAAGTCGTCAGTGCACATCGCACGCCCGAGAAGATGATTGCCTACGGCAAGGATGCTGCATCCCGCGGACTCAAGGTGATCATTGCGGGCGCTGGCGGCGCCGCCCATCTGCCCGGAATGCTGGCCGCCGTCACGACGCTTCCGGTCGTGGGCGTTCCCGTGCCGCTCGCCACCCTCGACGGGCTGGACTCGCTGTTGTCGATCGTGCAGATGCCCGCGGGAGTCCCCGTCGCCACCGTTTCGATCGGCGGCGCCAAGAACGCCGGGTTGATCGCCGCGAAGATACTCGGCACGTCAGATGCTCAGCTGCAGAGCAAACTCGAAGAATACGCCAACGATCTCGCCGCTCAGGTCGAGGTCAAGAACGAGAATCTCAAAAACTCTCTATGA
- the folE gene encoding GTP cyclohydrolase I — translation MTLTHSMTTTVKQTLPDVDRAAHHARGFLEALGVDLSGPARHESAMRMAKAYLEMMSSDPFEMTTFDNDEGYSELVLVAAIPVQSLCEHHFLPFTGVAHVGYLPGDRLVGLSKLARTVEMYARGPQTQENLTQQIADHLNAALMARGVGVVIEAEHTCMSLRGVRAGGARTRTSAFTGDLRESAARSEFLSSVS, via the coding sequence ATGACCCTCACGCATTCGATGACCACCACCGTGAAGCAGACACTTCCCGATGTCGATCGAGCGGCGCATCATGCGCGAGGCTTTCTTGAGGCTCTCGGTGTAGATCTGAGTGGGCCGGCGCGACACGAAAGCGCCATGCGCATGGCCAAGGCGTACCTCGAGATGATGTCGAGCGATCCTTTCGAGATGACGACGTTCGACAACGACGAGGGGTATTCGGAGCTCGTGCTCGTCGCGGCCATCCCCGTGCAGTCTCTGTGCGAGCACCACTTTCTTCCCTTCACGGGCGTGGCCCATGTGGGGTATCTGCCCGGCGACCGGCTCGTCGGGCTGTCGAAGCTAGCACGCACCGTCGAGATGTACGCGCGCGGGCCCCAGACGCAAGAGAACCTCACGCAGCAGATCGCCGATCATCTCAATGCCGCTCTCATGGCACGCGGCGTCGGTGTGGTGATCGAGGCGGAGCACACGTGCATGTCACTTCGTGGCGTGCGCGCCGGCGGCGCCCGCACGCGAACCTCAGCCTTCACGGGCGACCTGCGCGAGAGCGCAGCACGCTCCGAGTTTCTCTCATCAGTGAGCTGA
- a CDS encoding M3 family metallopeptidase, which produces MPAEPLTLPHTSSDWNPFIADGADSALDAARDVVALLTDGTSRTPLAVLELWNDADARVATASGFTSLFAEVHPDASVRELAEVKTQEITAFLTERGQNRELYNVFAVLDASELDAEAARLLNHVLRDFTRSGVDRDDATRARLTEISERSTIVAQEFSRNIRDDVRTLRLRPEQLDGLPDDYRDEHGVGDDGLVAITTDYPDTVPFLTFATDREARHAVSRQFNNRAWPANDQLLHELLDLRAEQATLLGYDSWPDFDTEVKMIGSGDAIGEFIERISDLAGESGRAEVQTLLKRAQQDDPTITAITVGDGAYYTELVRREQFGVDAGAVRRFFDFDRVRAGLLEVTGRLFGISYRERPDVPRWSDDVTCYDVLRGDERIGRIYLDLHPREGKYKHAAQFDLATGVSGMQLPEGTLVCNFPRGLMEHSQVVTLFHEFGHLVHHVLGGNQRWVRFSGVATEWDFVEAPSQMLEEWAWDADILRSFAVDADGVPIPADLVARMRTAEDFGRAQRVRTQMHYAAVSYRLHRERPVDHDAAVAELARRYSLITPLSDTHFQAAFGHLEGYGSGYYTYMWSLVIAKDLFSAFDPQNLFDAEVAARYRDEILARGGSADAADLVAAFLGRPYSFDAFGRWLEGDN; this is translated from the coding sequence ATGCCCGCGGAACCACTCACACTTCCCCACACATCATCCGACTGGAACCCCTTCATCGCCGACGGCGCCGATTCTGCCCTCGATGCCGCACGCGACGTCGTTGCGCTTCTCACAGACGGCACGTCGCGCACACCCCTCGCCGTGCTCGAACTGTGGAATGACGCGGACGCTCGTGTAGCGACAGCATCCGGGTTCACCTCACTCTTCGCCGAAGTACACCCCGACGCGAGCGTGCGCGAGCTCGCTGAGGTGAAAACCCAGGAGATCACCGCCTTTCTCACCGAGCGCGGGCAGAATCGCGAGCTGTACAACGTTTTCGCTGTGCTCGATGCCTCCGAGCTCGACGCCGAGGCCGCCCGTCTGCTCAATCACGTGTTGCGGGACTTTACACGCAGCGGCGTCGACCGCGACGACGCAACGCGCGCCCGGCTCACCGAGATCAGCGAGCGTTCGACGATTGTCGCGCAGGAGTTCTCACGAAACATCCGCGACGATGTGCGCACGCTGCGGCTCCGCCCCGAACAGCTTGACGGCCTGCCCGACGATTACCGTGACGAGCACGGCGTCGGTGATGACGGACTCGTCGCCATCACCACGGATTACCCCGACACCGTTCCCTTTCTCACCTTCGCCACCGATCGCGAGGCGCGGCACGCGGTGTCACGGCAATTCAACAATCGGGCGTGGCCGGCAAATGATCAGCTGCTGCACGAGCTTCTCGACCTTCGCGCCGAGCAGGCGACGCTGCTGGGGTACGACTCGTGGCCTGATTTCGACACCGAGGTGAAGATGATCGGCTCGGGCGACGCGATCGGTGAGTTCATCGAGCGCATCTCAGACCTGGCCGGCGAGAGCGGCAGAGCCGAGGTCCAGACGCTGCTGAAGCGCGCACAGCAGGACGACCCGACCATCACAGCGATCACCGTGGGCGACGGCGCCTACTACACCGAGCTGGTTCGGCGCGAGCAGTTCGGCGTCGATGCGGGGGCCGTGCGCCGTTTCTTCGACTTCGACCGCGTACGCGCCGGCCTTCTCGAGGTGACGGGGCGATTGTTCGGCATCAGCTATCGTGAGCGCCCCGACGTGCCGCGCTGGTCTGACGACGTCACCTGTTACGACGTTCTTCGTGGAGACGAACGCATCGGGCGCATCTATCTCGACCTGCATCCCCGCGAGGGAAAATACAAGCACGCGGCGCAGTTCGACCTCGCCACAGGGGTGAGCGGTATGCAACTGCCCGAAGGAACCCTCGTGTGCAACTTCCCGCGCGGGCTCATGGAGCACTCGCAGGTGGTCACCCTGTTTCACGAGTTCGGCCACCTTGTGCACCACGTTCTGGGCGGCAACCAGCGCTGGGTGCGATTCTCGGGCGTCGCAACGGAGTGGGACTTCGTCGAGGCGCCGTCGCAGATGCTCGAAGAGTGGGCGTGGGATGCCGACATTCTGCGTTCCTTCGCTGTCGACGCCGACGGTGTGCCGATTCCCGCCGACCTCGTGGCGCGGATGCGTACGGCAGAAGACTTCGGCCGGGCGCAGCGCGTGCGAACCCAGATGCACTACGCAGCGGTTTCCTACCGCCTGCACCGTGAGCGGCCAGTCGATCACGATGCGGCGGTCGCGGAGCTTGCCCGACGCTACTCGCTCATTACACCGTTGTCCGACACGCACTTCCAAGCGGCGTTCGGCCATCTTGAGGGGTACGGTTCTGGGTACTACACCTACATGTGGAGCCTGGTGATTGCGAAAGACCTGTTTTCTGCCTTCGATCCGCAGAACCTGTTTGACGCGGAGGTGGCGGCGCGCTATCGCGATGAGATTCTTGCGCGCGGCGGGTCCGCTGACGCAGCCGACCTCGTCGCAGCGTTCCTCGGCCGGCCGTACTCATTCGACGCCTTCGGACGCTGGCTCGAGGGCGATAACTGA
- a CDS encoding DedA family protein, translating to MLIAASDSTLSGVAAWAVSLMETLGGVGAGIAIALENLFPPLPSEIILPLAGFTASQGNMGLAEAIIWTTIGSLVGAFALYGLGAWLGRERLIKIADWMPLVKVSEVESAEKWFGKHGKKAIFFGRMLPIFRSLISIPAGVERMSIVWFGALTLAGSLIWNTVFILAGFYLGENWHIVEEYADILKYIVIAGVVIALAVWIVYRVRAARREGTGTDG from the coding sequence ATGCTGATCGCCGCTTCCGACTCCACGCTCTCGGGAGTTGCCGCCTGGGCCGTCTCCCTCATGGAGACCCTCGGCGGCGTCGGAGCGGGAATCGCCATCGCGCTTGAGAACCTGTTTCCGCCCTTGCCGAGTGAGATCATTCTGCCGCTCGCCGGCTTCACGGCAAGCCAGGGAAACATGGGGCTTGCCGAGGCAATCATCTGGACGACGATCGGCTCGCTTGTCGGCGCATTCGCCCTCTACGGCCTTGGCGCATGGCTGGGTCGCGAGAGGCTGATCAAGATCGCCGACTGGATGCCGCTGGTCAAGGTGTCTGAGGTGGAGAGCGCCGAGAAGTGGTTCGGGAAGCACGGCAAGAAGGCGATCTTCTTTGGCCGCATGCTGCCGATCTTTCGCAGTCTCATCTCGATTCCGGCGGGCGTCGAACGCATGAGCATCGTCTGGTTCGGAGCGCTAACTCTCGCGGGCAGTCTCATCTGGAACACCGTGTTCATTCTCGCCGGGTTCTATCTTGGCGAGAATTGGCACATCGTCGAGGAGTACGCCGACATTCTGAAGTACATCGTCATCGCGGGAGTCGTGATCGCCCTCGCCGTGTGGATCGTCTACCGCGTGCGTGCTGCGCGGCGGGAAGGAACGGGCACCGACGGATGA
- a CDS encoding ketopantoate reductase family protein — translation MKILVYGAGVLGSLYAARLHDAGHDVSLLARGDRLASLRKRGVLLAENESTSVRQVPVSAVESPAGKYDLILVLVRSHQVDSVLEQLVESDGDVLFLVNWAGGPEPLAEAIGRERVLLGFGNQGGTMDGDIVRYGRRTLLTRLVHMPIGEIDGQTTPRVERIVRMFRSAGFTGKAEPRMDAWLKTHAAFEVPLAHAVHTAGDPNALAGNRASLRDMVRLIRQNLEALPMRPVPRAFGALRVLPHGVLIALFRLLLRSSAAAPLGTTSPAALGELNLLAEQVDGLARRR, via the coding sequence ATGAAAATTCTCGTCTATGGCGCCGGCGTGCTCGGGAGCTTGTACGCTGCCCGTCTCCATGACGCCGGGCACGATGTCTCTCTTCTCGCCCGGGGCGATCGACTGGCATCTCTGCGAAAGCGGGGCGTGCTTCTCGCCGAGAACGAGAGTACGTCAGTCAGGCAGGTTCCCGTCTCCGCTGTCGAGAGTCCGGCCGGAAAGTACGATCTGATCCTCGTTTTGGTGCGCTCACACCAGGTAGATTCCGTGCTCGAGCAGCTTGTCGAGAGCGACGGTGACGTGCTGTTCCTTGTGAACTGGGCAGGCGGCCCCGAGCCGCTTGCCGAAGCGATCGGGCGGGAGCGAGTTCTTCTAGGCTTCGGCAATCAAGGCGGCACAATGGACGGGGATATTGTCCGCTACGGACGCAGAACGCTGCTGACACGCCTCGTCCATATGCCAATCGGTGAAATCGACGGCCAAACAACTCCGCGAGTAGAACGAATTGTGCGAATGTTCCGCTCCGCGGGATTCACTGGCAAAGCCGAGCCCCGCATGGATGCCTGGCTCAAAACGCATGCCGCGTTCGAGGTGCCACTTGCGCACGCTGTGCACACGGCGGGCGACCCCAATGCCCTGGCCGGCAATCGAGCCTCACTTCGCGACATGGTCCGGCTCATCAGGCAGAATCTCGAAGCGCTGCCGATGCGGCCTGTGCCACGTGCCTTCGGCGCATTGCGCGTGCTTCCCCACGGTGTGCTCATTGCCCTATTTCGATTGCTTCTGCGCAGCTCGGCTGCTGCACCGCTTGGCACCACGTCGCCCGCAGCCTTAGGTGAGCTCAATCTGCTGGCCGAGCAGGTGGACGGCCTTGCGCGGCGCCGTTAG
- a CDS encoding helix-turn-helix transcriptional regulator, with protein MLTLERCGEKVKDGGAVVKEETMLNAARQTGSFAAVSVLADETRRSLYLYVCAQPHPVSRDQAADAAQVPVHTAKFHLDKLEAAGLLLASYARTSGKSGPGAGRSAKLYERSDVELDISLPAREYVLAGELMAQAIARSSRNGDDIARALRDVAREKGVSLAANRENTGTDAATAFGIAVSTLRDLGYEPRVEGDRVVMANCPFHRLAGAHTKLVCGMNHDMLSAFTDSVAPGVLQANLDPAPGRCCVTLCATD; from the coding sequence TTGCTTACGTTAGAACGTTGCGGCGAGAAGGTCAAGGATGGCGGTGCCGTGGTGAAAGAGGAGACGATGTTGAACGCTGCGCGGCAGACAGGCAGCTTCGCCGCGGTGAGCGTGCTCGCCGACGAGACGAGACGTTCCCTTTACCTGTATGTCTGCGCTCAGCCGCATCCGGTTTCACGCGATCAGGCGGCGGATGCCGCTCAGGTGCCGGTGCATACGGCGAAGTTTCATCTCGACAAGCTTGAGGCGGCTGGGCTGCTGCTCGCCTCGTATGCTCGCACGAGCGGCAAATCAGGGCCGGGAGCGGGGCGCAGCGCCAAGCTGTATGAGCGCTCCGACGTCGAGCTCGACATCTCGCTGCCCGCTCGCGAGTACGTGCTCGCTGGCGAACTGATGGCGCAGGCTATCGCACGGTCGTCACGAAACGGGGACGACATTGCGCGGGCGCTACGCGATGTGGCACGCGAGAAGGGCGTGAGCCTTGCGGCGAACCGCGAGAACACGGGGACGGATGCCGCCACGGCGTTCGGTATCGCCGTGTCGACGCTGCGTGACCTGGGCTACGAGCCGCGCGTCGAGGGCGACCGTGTCGTGATGGCCAATTGTCCGTTCCATCGGCTGGCCGGAGCTCACACGAAGCTGGTGTGCGGCATGAACCACGACATGCTGAGCGCTTTCACCGACAGCGTCGCCCCTGGCGTGCTTCAGGCCAACCTCGATCCAGCGCCGGGGCGCTGCTGCGTCACCCTCTGCGCCACGGACTGA
- a CDS encoding LCP family protein: MSSLVANPIRYPDTASSPMMTRRAWWLLILGFLIPGSAQVLAGNRKLGRFGLGATLGMWAAAIIAVLLYSFLRTPFISVVTQGWFLLVVQAFLLAYGVLWLVLTLNTFRLLKIIKAAPGARFWIAIATVIFLVLSVGGAGGAAYYAGIARGALGSIFGNSAPVAPVDGRYNILLLGGDAGEDREGLRPDSISVVSIDANTGAATIIGLPRDLLHVPFSDGPFHDAYPDGYQNCDVSACKLNSVYTEAQLRHPDWYPDAEGKGSSPGIEATRDAAEGITGLTVQFYVLIDMAGFSQMIDALGGVEIDVKERLPIGGDEHLNNVDEWIEVGKQKLDGYHAEWYARSRHSTSDWDRMRRQHELQEAILHQFTPGNVLTKFQAIADAGSQVVKTDVPQSMLGYFSDLALKTREHEITNLELSPPTVPDQDNPNFEHIRELVIDAVAPPETTSSDGP, from the coding sequence ATGAGCTCACTGGTCGCAAATCCGATCAGGTACCCGGATACCGCGTCGTCGCCGATGATGACGCGGCGCGCGTGGTGGCTTCTCATTCTGGGGTTTCTCATTCCCGGTTCGGCTCAAGTTCTGGCGGGCAACCGCAAACTCGGGCGTTTCGGCCTTGGCGCGACTCTCGGCATGTGGGCCGCGGCGATCATCGCCGTGTTGCTTTACTCGTTCTTGCGCACGCCGTTCATCAGCGTCGTGACACAGGGTTGGTTTCTGCTGGTCGTGCAGGCGTTCCTTCTTGCCTATGGTGTGCTCTGGCTCGTACTCACCCTCAACACGTTCCGGTTGCTCAAGATCATCAAAGCGGCTCCAGGGGCTCGCTTTTGGATCGCCATCGCAACGGTGATTTTCCTCGTGCTTTCGGTTGGTGGCGCCGGTGGCGCTGCATACTACGCAGGCATCGCGCGGGGAGCGCTCGGTTCCATCTTCGGCAATTCCGCGCCGGTGGCCCCGGTTGACGGCCGCTACAACATTCTGCTGCTGGGGGGCGACGCGGGCGAGGACCGCGAGGGACTGCGGCCCGACAGCATCTCCGTTGTCAGCATCGATGCGAATACGGGCGCTGCGACCATTATTGGGCTGCCCCGAGATCTGCTCCATGTTCCGTTCTCAGACGGCCCATTCCACGACGCGTACCCCGATGGATATCAGAATTGCGACGTGAGCGCGTGCAAGCTCAACTCCGTGTATACGGAAGCCCAGCTGCGGCATCCTGACTGGTACCCGGATGCTGAAGGCAAAGGAAGCTCCCCAGGCATCGAGGCAACACGCGACGCCGCTGAGGGAATCACAGGACTGACCGTGCAGTTCTACGTTTTGATCGATATGGCCGGGTTCTCGCAGATGATCGACGCGCTTGGCGGTGTCGAAATCGACGTGAAGGAGCGTCTTCCCATCGGGGGAGATGAGCACCTCAATAACGTTGACGAGTGGATCGAAGTGGGAAAACAGAAGCTCGACGGGTACCACGCCGAGTGGTACGCGCGGTCGCGCCATTCCACGAGCGATTGGGATCGCATGCGCCGCCAGCACGAGCTTCAGGAGGCGATCTTGCACCAGTTCACGCCGGGAAACGTGCTCACAAAATTCCAGGCCATCGCCGATGCGGGCAGCCAGGTCGTCAAGACTGACGTTCCGCAGTCGATGCTCGGCTATTTCAGCGACCTCGCGTTGAAGACACGTGAGCACGAGATCACCAACCTCGAGCTCTCACCGCCGACAGTTCCCGATCAGGACAATCCCAATTTCGAGCACATACGCGAGCTCGTCATTGACGCCGTTGCCCCACCGGAGACCACGTCGAGCGACGGCCCGTAG